A portion of the Candidatus Pristimantibacillus lignocellulolyticus genome contains these proteins:
- a CDS encoding maltose ABC transporter substrate-binding protein: MQKKLKEKLWGTALLFLVLAMMVTACSNSGNNPPVNQGGGNGQPNNVESNSNANSDVDEEIKPEEGAKLVVWEAREQMPYMKQLAEAFEAEYGIPVTLEEVAGGDQGSRLATDGPSKLAGDVLTMPHDQIGLAVKAGLLLPNDLYEEETRNSMVDAAVKASSYDGVLYGYPKSVETYALFYNKDLVTDPPTTWEEIIAFANTYNDPKQNKYAIMWEFVGYYSYPFIGSFGGYVFGNENSDITDIGLNNDGTVEGFKFLQSLKPILPMNAGDVTYDVKAQLFQEGKLAFNIDGPWSIAAFKDQVNIGVVPLPKTPDGNPSTSFSGVKSYYVNSYSDYPIAARLFANFASNKENQLKNYEMTGAIPANIEAGEDPAIKNDPIISGFFEQFQYSIPMPSVSEINAVWEPLRAVFIAAWDDESKDVKQLLDQAVTTIKTDIDSK, translated from the coding sequence ATGCAAAAGAAGTTAAAAGAAAAATTATGGGGTACAGCTTTACTTTTTCTAGTATTAGCTATGATGGTAACTGCTTGTAGCAACAGTGGTAACAATCCACCAGTAAATCAAGGTGGTGGCAATGGTCAACCGAACAATGTAGAAAGTAATTCAAATGCAAACTCAGATGTTGATGAGGAGATTAAGCCAGAAGAAGGAGCAAAGCTAGTTGTATGGGAAGCGAGGGAGCAAATGCCTTACATGAAACAATTGGCGGAAGCATTTGAAGCAGAGTATGGCATTCCTGTAACACTTGAAGAGGTAGCAGGAGGCGATCAAGGTAGTCGTTTGGCAACGGATGGACCTTCCAAACTAGCGGGTGATGTGTTAACAATGCCACATGATCAAATTGGATTGGCAGTTAAGGCAGGTTTGCTACTACCTAACGATTTGTACGAGGAAGAAACACGTAATTCGATGGTTGATGCAGCAGTTAAGGCTTCTTCCTACGACGGTGTACTTTATGGATATCCGAAGTCAGTTGAGACCTATGCACTATTCTATAACAAGGATTTAGTGACAGACCCTCCTACGACATGGGAGGAGATTATTGCTTTTGCAAATACTTATAATGATCCAAAACAAAATAAGTATGCGATTATGTGGGAGTTTGTAGGTTATTACTCTTATCCATTCATTGGTAGCTTTGGAGGATATGTCTTTGGTAATGAGAATTCAGATATAACTGATATAGGGCTAAATAATGATGGGACAGTGGAAGGATTTAAGTTTTTACAAAGTCTAAAACCAATTCTGCCAATGAATGCAGGAGATGTTACTTACGATGTTAAGGCTCAATTATTCCAAGAAGGTAAGTTAGCGTTTAACATAGATGGGCCATGGTCAATAGCAGCTTTCAAAGATCAGGTTAATATTGGTGTAGTTCCACTTCCTAAAACTCCTGATGGTAATCCATCTACGTCATTCTCAGGAGTGAAGTCCTATTATGTCAACTCATATTCTGACTATCCTATAGCGGCTAGACTATTTGCGAATTTTGCAAGTAATAAAGAAAATCAATTGAAAAACTATGAGATGACAGGAGCAATTCCAGCAAATATTGAAGCGGGTGAGGATCCAGCAATTAAGAATGACCCAATTATTAGTGGATTCTTTGAGCAGTTCCAATACTCAATACCTATGCCCTCTGTATCTGAAATTAACGCTGTATGGGAGCCATTGAGAGCTGTATTTATTGCAGCATGGGATGATGAAAGCAAAGATGTGAAGCAATTGCTTGATCAAGCCGTTACAACGATAAAAACTGATATTGACTCGAAATAA
- a CDS encoding ABC transporter permease produces the protein MTFRSLALKNVKENWRSYSAFFLSSVFSVAIFYIYIAFIQHPDVTSGYIVAASKVNTGMEFCLYIIALFSFIFILYSSTSFLKTRKKEFGLFSLFGMTKRQLRKLVFIENMVIGVLATGVGIAVGILCSKLFFLALGSLLHLKENISFAVPLSAVLITVGIFVGIFFVITLYATLRLGKGQIIDLLHAHKKPKGELKYSIWQVVVGFLCIVGGYGLAATMTIETFIVVALPILILVVAGTYFLYSQLSIVFLQLLKKNRSLYYNKSNMLIIGQLGYKIKDNARILFTITILSAVVMTAMGTIYIMQLMGKEQASYSSSYSIAWSEQKNDNNPVTTEAYVTDVLEKSKHRIEKNVTIEGLLLRNYSLSFTNNRANYGSDEESGRVLDAILIPLSTYNQYASKENQISDLAENELAAVDLYLTYIKEHKAKLVGQINGETIEYEITNMTEETIFNSKAIQYGGTIVVPDELYTKWNQQSEDTDRIVFHGFEISNWEKALPVVEQIQANTNGTNERLDMNKIIYYAEYSQSMSLTIFIGLFISLLFFIAAGSLIYFKLFTERDEDIAMFKSLSRIGVTYKEMRKVVITQIGIIFFLPCVVGISHALFAMLALDGVLESSNWLYSFVVFGIYIAMQGIYFLFASRSYLTSIRKGSITVTN, from the coding sequence ATGACGTTTCGTTCCCTCGCGCTTAAAAATGTAAAAGAAAATTGGCGTTCCTATAGTGCATTTTTTTTAAGTAGTGTTTTCTCAGTAGCTATATTCTATATATATATAGCTTTTATTCAACATCCAGATGTAACGAGTGGTTACATTGTAGCGGCTTCAAAGGTGAATACAGGTATGGAATTCTGCTTATACATTATTGCGTTGTTCAGTTTTATTTTCATTCTATATTCAAGTACATCATTTTTGAAAACTCGTAAAAAGGAATTCGGTCTATTCTCCTTATTTGGTATGACAAAGCGTCAGTTGCGAAAGCTAGTTTTTATTGAAAATATGGTGATTGGTGTACTTGCTACTGGAGTGGGGATTGCAGTTGGTATTCTTTGCAGCAAACTGTTCTTCCTTGCTCTAGGCTCACTATTACACTTGAAAGAAAATATAAGCTTTGCTGTTCCACTAAGCGCGGTATTAATTACAGTTGGTATATTCGTAGGTATTTTCTTTGTTATCACGTTATACGCGACACTTCGCCTTGGTAAAGGTCAAATAATTGACTTACTTCATGCCCATAAAAAGCCTAAAGGTGAATTGAAATATTCAATATGGCAAGTCGTAGTAGGATTTTTGTGTATTGTAGGGGGTTATGGTCTTGCTGCAACGATGACAATCGAGACATTTATTGTTGTTGCTTTACCGATACTAATTCTCGTAGTAGCAGGAACCTACTTCTTGTACTCACAACTTAGCATTGTATTTTTACAACTCTTGAAAAAAAATCGAAGTCTCTACTACAATAAATCGAATATGCTTATTATTGGGCAACTGGGCTATAAGATTAAAGATAATGCACGAATACTATTTACGATAACAATATTAAGTGCAGTAGTAATGACGGCAATGGGTACAATCTATATCATGCAACTAATGGGCAAAGAACAAGCATCTTACAGTTCTTCTTATTCAATTGCTTGGAGTGAACAGAAAAATGATAATAATCCAGTTACGACGGAAGCATATGTAACAGATGTTTTGGAGAAATCTAAGCATCGTATTGAAAAAAATGTAACGATTGAAGGGTTATTATTACGAAATTACTCTTTATCGTTTACCAATAATAGAGCAAATTACGGATCAGATGAAGAATCAGGTAGAGTGCTTGACGCGATACTTATTCCGCTATCTACTTATAATCAATATGCTTCTAAAGAGAATCAAATATCGGATCTTGCTGAAAATGAACTAGCTGCGGTGGATCTTTATTTAACCTATATAAAGGAACATAAAGCCAAACTAGTTGGTCAAATCAATGGTGAAACGATTGAGTATGAAATTACGAACATGACTGAAGAAACAATATTTAATAGTAAGGCCATTCAATATGGGGGTACGATTGTTGTCCCTGATGAACTCTATACGAAATGGAATCAACAAAGTGAGGATACGGATCGCATTGTGTTCCATGGGTTTGAAATTTCTAACTGGGAAAAAGCATTACCCGTCGTCGAACAGATTCAAGCGAATACGAATGGTACGAACGAGAGATTAGACATGAATAAAATTATTTACTATGCTGAATATTCTCAGTCAATGTCATTAACTATTTTTATCGGATTGTTTATTAGTTTACTGTTCTTTATCGCTGCAGGATCATTGATCTACTTTAAGTTATTTACTGAGCGTGATGAAGACATTGCTATGTTCAAGAGCTTAAGTAGAATAGGTGTTACGTATAAGGAAATGAGAAAAGTGGTCATTACTCAAATTGGGATCATATTCTTCTTGCCTTGTGTTGTAGGGATTTCCCACGCACTATTTGCGATGTTAGCTTTAGATGGAGTATTAGAATCATCAAATTGGTTATACTCATTTGTTGTATTTGGAATATATATCGCAATGCAAGGCATTTACTTCTTATTTGCAAGCAGAAGTTATTTAACAAGTATTCGAAAAGGTTCAATTACGGTTACTAATTAG
- a CDS encoding ABC transporter ATP-binding protein translates to MSVLKTNGLSKVYGGKNNVLYTALQGLDLEVEQGEFVGVMGPSGSGKTTLLNILATIDKATSGQLEINGINPSKLNDHQLALFRRRELGFVFQDFNLLDALTVKENIILPLVMEGLKAKVIEERLRPLVKMLQIDELLEKRTYEISGGQKQRAAIARAIIHEPSLLLADELTGNLDSKSAKDVMDTLQQMNSDMNATILMVTHDPFSASYCKRIIFIKDGKPFTEIYRGSNRQVFFQQILDTLSLLGGDFDDVSFPRA, encoded by the coding sequence ATGAGCGTATTGAAAACAAATGGCCTAAGTAAAGTATACGGTGGGAAAAACAATGTATTATATACTGCGCTGCAAGGACTTGATCTTGAAGTGGAACAAGGTGAATTTGTCGGGGTGATGGGACCCTCTGGTAGCGGTAAGACTACATTGTTGAATATTTTGGCTACCATTGATAAGGCGACAAGTGGTCAGTTAGAAATTAACGGGATTAACCCGTCGAAATTGAATGATCATCAGTTAGCTTTATTCAGACGCCGTGAGTTAGGTTTTGTCTTTCAAGATTTTAACTTATTAGATGCTTTAACTGTGAAAGAAAATATTATTCTCCCACTTGTAATGGAAGGATTAAAGGCGAAAGTTATCGAGGAGCGACTACGTCCACTTGTAAAAATGCTACAGATTGATGAATTACTTGAAAAGCGCACATATGAAATTTCAGGTGGTCAGAAGCAAAGAGCTGCAATTGCTAGAGCGATTATTCATGAGCCATCGTTGTTGTTAGCTGATGAACTTACAGGAAATCTAGATTCTAAGTCAGCGAAGGATGTTATGGATACATTGCAACAGATGAATTCGGATATGAATGCTACGATTTTAATGGTTACACATGATCCTTTCTCTGCAAGTTATTGCAAACGAATCATCTTTATTAAAGATGGTAAGCCATTTACAGAAATTTATCGTGGTTCTAATCGTCAAGTTTTCTTCCAACAAATTTTGGATACATTAAGTTTGCTAGGAGGCGATTTCGATGACGTTTCGTTCCCTCGCGCTTAA
- a CDS encoding sensor histidine kinase, translating to MKRKFPMLRMYISDQKYYIFIYYVACVLGAALFILEWKRTSGTIDLGTMSYFIIFTTIILLCWLFINYFRIKPYYESLSKALIAEDPLYAVQLLQDARTSEQRHMKQLLLNQQSMYMEQLDILRRKQEIQYHFTLQWVHQMKTPVSVIDMLMQQAQDGVKHKAPMHLQEQAELFTSIQEESNRLESGLEMMLHSARVDKLELDLSIRSVPLHEVTRDIINRYKRICIQYNIYPRIVGEATASTDQKWFSFVMHQIISNALKYSKPVAGNKTLTIQFEQTKYLTTVKVIDQGIGIAVSDIRRVFQPFFTGENGRTFGESTGMGLYLAQEVCQRLGHKLTVESELGEGATFIITIQSTGIHQL from the coding sequence ATGAAAAGAAAATTCCCAATGTTACGCATGTATATATCTGATCAAAAATATTATATATTCATTTATTATGTTGCATGCGTATTAGGTGCAGCATTATTTATATTGGAATGGAAAAGAACGAGTGGAACTATTGATCTCGGAACTATGAGTTACTTTATTATATTCACTACAATTATATTGCTATGTTGGCTATTTATTAATTACTTCAGAATTAAGCCATACTATGAATCATTATCTAAAGCATTAATAGCTGAAGATCCTCTCTATGCGGTTCAGTTGTTGCAGGATGCACGCACAAGTGAACAACGGCATATGAAGCAACTACTTCTTAATCAGCAATCGATGTACATGGAGCAATTAGATATTTTGCGTAGGAAGCAAGAAATTCAATATCATTTTACATTGCAATGGGTTCATCAGATGAAAACACCTGTGTCAGTCATAGATATGTTAATGCAACAAGCTCAAGATGGAGTTAAACATAAAGCGCCTATGCACTTGCAAGAGCAAGCAGAGTTATTTACAAGCATTCAAGAGGAATCCAATAGGTTGGAATCTGGACTTGAGATGATGCTTCATTCGGCAAGAGTAGACAAGCTTGAACTTGATCTTTCTATTCGATCAGTTCCATTGCATGAAGTAACACGAGATATTATCAATCGTTACAAACGAATTTGTATTCAATACAATATCTATCCTCGGATTGTTGGGGAAGCGACTGCATCAACAGATCAGAAATGGTTCAGTTTTGTTATGCATCAGATCATTAGTAATGCGTTGAAATATAGCAAACCAGTTGCAGGAAATAAGACATTAACTATACAGTTTGAACAGACAAAGTATCTCACAACGGTAAAAGTAATTGATCAAGGCATTGGCATTGCAGTAAGCGATATTCGCCGTGTGTTCCAGCCATTTTTCACGGGCGAAAACGGTAGAACGTTCGGTGAGTCCACCGGTATGGGACTTTATCTAGCGCAAGAGGTTTGTCAGCGACTAGGACATAAACTTACTGTCGAATCGGAGTTAGGAGAAGGAGCAACATTCATCATAACGATTCAATCGACAGGCATTCATCAGCTGTAG
- a CDS encoding response regulator transcription factor gives MYSIMIVEDDPKIAQVLKLKLEQYSYEAIIAHDLKNIMEQFEQIKPHMLLLDINLPYFDGFYWCRQVRKNYNIPIIFISARDGEMDQVMAIENGGDDYITKPVQLELLVAKVRSQLRRAYGEYAINPISSSVMDEGLLSDNDGEIGKIEIEGMTLWLSRNELSYKQKLVDLTKNELLLAECFFTYYGEVVTRDQLLESLWDDIQFVDDNTLTVNMTRLRKKFAELGLPSVIETIRGQGYKLKLV, from the coding sequence ATGTACTCGATTATGATTGTTGAGGACGATCCGAAAATTGCACAAGTATTAAAGTTGAAGTTAGAGCAATATAGCTATGAAGCAATAATTGCACACGATTTGAAAAATATTATGGAACAATTTGAGCAAATAAAACCGCATATGCTGTTATTAGATATTAATTTACCATATTTCGATGGTTTCTATTGGTGTAGGCAAGTACGTAAAAATTACAATATACCGATTATATTCATCTCCGCAAGAGATGGTGAAATGGATCAAGTTATGGCTATAGAAAATGGTGGAGATGATTATATTACGAAGCCTGTACAACTTGAACTACTAGTTGCCAAAGTAAGAAGTCAATTGCGCAGAGCATATGGAGAATATGCGATTAATCCGATAAGTTCATCCGTAATGGATGAAGGTTTGCTCTCGGATAATGATGGAGAGATCGGGAAAATTGAAATAGAGGGCATGACGCTGTGGCTTTCACGTAATGAACTAAGCTATAAACAAAAACTAGTTGATTTAACGAAAAATGAATTGCTACTTGCTGAATGTTTTTTTACGTATTACGGTGAAGTTGTGACCCGAGACCAGTTGTTGGAATCCTTATGGGATGATATTCAGTTCGTAGATGACAACACGCTAACAGTCAATATGACGAGATTGCGTAAAAAGTTTGCTGAATTGGGGTTACCTTCTGTTATCGAGACGATTCGCGGACAGGGTTATAAACTGAAGCTTGTGTAA
- a CDS encoding FtsX-like permease family protein has product MNGWKYICNNLRYRSFLSALTVFAVMITVALFVLLLMSKDSVEHGAQKGYGPFELVIGADGSDSQLILNTFYRVGVPTGNIPLELLSIIEKSEYTDEAFGMTTGDNYNGYPIVGISPAYFATRYENRHLEEGHLYAALGEVTIGYAVAKELGVQVGDQFIGAHGLVEHVDLDHESHEQDVEDTHNSFHYKVVGILPKLNTADDRTVFTRLENAWAIHNDEDSTKEITSIIVKPASLVGIQSMKQQIDAMDNVQAVYSSKAVADVLNVVDTGSQLLMIVMSICVLLAMAALLLALTASIQERKRDVGLLRLIGKSKVYILSTLIAEGLALAVIGLVAGIVLGHIAGAVISDSLFIQTGVQLQAFQIATYEWLLVVVTLSLAILASLGPTLKVYRTDALTLFRN; this is encoded by the coding sequence ATGAATGGTTGGAAATATATATGTAACAATTTGCGATATCGCTCTTTTTTGTCTGCATTAACTGTATTTGCTGTCATGATTACAGTAGCATTATTCGTTCTTCTACTCATGAGCAAGGATAGTGTAGAGCATGGTGCGCAAAAAGGATATGGTCCGTTTGAGCTAGTCATTGGAGCTGATGGAAGTGATTCACAGCTCATACTTAATACTTTTTACCGTGTAGGAGTGCCAACAGGAAATATTCCACTAGAGCTACTTAGTATTATTGAAAAAAGTGAGTACACCGATGAAGCTTTTGGAATGACAACTGGCGATAATTATAATGGCTATCCGATTGTTGGGATTTCTCCTGCTTATTTTGCTACTAGATATGAAAATCGTCATCTGGAAGAAGGACATTTATATGCAGCGCTAGGTGAGGTTACTATTGGTTATGCAGTAGCGAAAGAGCTTGGTGTGCAAGTTGGAGATCAGTTCATTGGTGCACATGGATTAGTCGAACATGTTGATCTTGATCATGAAAGTCATGAACAAGATGTAGAAGATACACATAATAGTTTTCATTATAAAGTTGTAGGTATATTACCTAAGTTAAACACTGCTGATGATAGAACCGTATTTACCAGGTTGGAAAATGCTTGGGCCATTCATAATGATGAAGATAGCACCAAAGAAATAACTTCAATTATAGTTAAACCGGCATCGTTAGTCGGTATTCAATCAATGAAACAACAAATCGATGCTATGGATAATGTGCAAGCTGTCTATTCAAGTAAAGCAGTGGCTGATGTATTAAATGTAGTCGATACAGGTTCTCAATTACTCATGATTGTCATGTCTATTTGCGTATTACTAGCGATGGCAGCGCTACTCCTTGCATTAACAGCATCCATTCAAGAGCGTAAGCGTGATGTAGGATTGCTTCGCTTAATTGGTAAGTCTAAAGTATATATATTAAGTACTCTTATAGCAGAAGGACTCGCTTTAGCAGTAATAGGTTTAGTAGCAGGAATTGTACTGGGTCATATTGCAGGAGCTGTCATAAGTGATTCATTATTCATTCAAACGGGCGTTCAATTGCAAGCGTTCCAGATCGCTACGTACGAGTGGCTTCTAGTTGTAGTAACTTTATCACTTGCTATACTCGCATCATTAGGACCTACGTTGAAAGTTTATCGCACTGATGCATTAACATTGTTTCGCAATTAA
- a CDS encoding ABC transporter ATP-binding protein codes for MENMIVVKGLEKSYKVHQRALPIINISSWSVKKGERIALLGPSGSGKSTLLHIVGGILTVDCGAVEVAGELISEMNEAQRDRFRANKLGYVFQDFYLIPSLTAQQNVELVMERKLTKGERTKLIDQWFERVGLTGKQNQRPHQLSRGQQQRIAIIRALINDPLLILADEPTGSLDWETAALIMKLLLDICEENNTTLLTVTHDLHLAQLYPTTFQMDNINLCIGHQALSGKG; via the coding sequence ATGGAAAACATGATCGTAGTTAAAGGGCTAGAAAAATCATATAAGGTGCATCAGCGAGCACTTCCGATTATTAATATTTCTTCATGGTCTGTGAAAAAAGGTGAGCGAATAGCACTTCTTGGACCGAGTGGCAGTGGGAAAAGTACCTTGCTTCATATTGTTGGTGGTATTTTAACTGTTGATTGTGGAGCTGTTGAAGTTGCAGGAGAACTTATTAGCGAGATGAATGAAGCGCAAAGGGATCGATTTCGTGCCAATAAGTTAGGCTATGTTTTTCAAGATTTTTATTTGATCCCTTCACTCACTGCGCAGCAGAATGTTGAGCTTGTAATGGAACGTAAATTAACTAAAGGTGAGCGTACTAAGCTGATTGATCAATGGTTTGAACGAGTAGGGCTTACAGGGAAGCAGAATCAGCGTCCTCATCAATTATCACGTGGGCAGCAACAACGCATAGCTATTATCCGTGCATTAATTAATGATCCTCTGCTTATTCTTGCGGATGAGCCGACAGGAAGTTTAGACTGGGAAACTGCAGCACTCATTATGAAATTGTTACTAGATATATGCGAAGAGAACAATACGACTCTGTTGACGGTGACGCATGACTTACATTTAGCGCAGTTGTATCCTACAACATTTCAAATGGACAATATTAATTTATGTATAGGGCATCAAGCACTCTCGGGGAAAGGGTGA